The genomic region GGGGTATCCGAGGCTGGCGTTAGCTATTGTACAAGTCCCACGGCTCACAAGTAGTTGGTGAAGTCGGGCCCGTCCGACTTGCGGAAGCACTAGGATTAATCAAGGtaggggggaaggtgagcgGGGTTGAGTTGGTCACAATCAGCTGGTTTGTAGGTGACAGCACTCAAGCCAACGCCCAACCCTCCTCAACAATTGGAAGCCCACCTCCATGCCAAGAACCTTCTCGTAGAACTCGATAGACTTCTTGGGGTCCCGGATACGGAACATGGTGTGGTTGAAGATGTAAGTGGAGGGGTCGGACTTTGTAGTCATGTTGCGTGCGTTTTTCTTTACAATGTGTGATGAGAGTGAAGAGATGCGAGTAATGGGGGACATTGATAGATTAGTTCTCAAATCAAGATGGATTTGGGACTGGAGGTTATCGAAAGAGTAGAGCGTCATAGCGGAATCAAATGACATCGGCTCTGGGTGGGCCGCAGTTAAACAAGGTGCTCGGCAACTCACGGTTATCATGTCAGCCTGGGGCTCCCAAAACACTACCGGCATTGAGAATTCATTGTTGCCGGTTGTGTTCGGGCTGCACCGACAACCTCAAGACATTTACATACTTAGGTAGCGCCTACTCCGTCCTTGTCTTGCTCCTTCCCCAACTAACGACTAAACAAACACAGACAGTGAGTACGTGGAGCACTCTGGTCAGCACATGCGGCAGTTACGTCTTAGCAATCGATCTATACCAGGTCTGAGCACGGAGGCAGGGCTTTACGATTCTGCACTCCGCTCCCTCCTGCTTGCTCCAGCGCTAACCCAGTGCTCGACAAGAACGAGGCCCAAGGTGTCCGCACCGCTGTGCTCGACTCTATCCGTCAATCCTCTCGCGAAGACATCGGCAgcggccgcgtcgcgcacaAGGTCGGCATCGTGACCGGCGTCGGCCCGGCCTCTGGCATTGGGACCTTTGCCTCGCGCCTCTTTGCCCGCgaaggcgctcgcgcactGTACCTTCTCGACTTGTCGGACGTGCTCCCCGACTTCGCATCCGAGCTGGCCAAGACTTTCCCGGACACCAAGATTACCTTTGTGCgtggcgacgccgccgacgaagCGACTGTGCGAGACATTGTTGCCCGCGCTGTAAAGGAGGAAGGCAGGCTCGACTTTTACTTTGCCAACGCCGGAATCTCGAATGTCCGCCCCAAGGAGTGGGGCAAGTTTGACCCCAATAGCCGCGAGAGCCAGCTCCAGGCGCTTAGGCATGGTGGGCGGACATTGGACATGATCTCTGTTGAGGAGTTTATGGAAATCCAGCGCGTTAATGTGCTATCGGGCTTCCTTGCGCTCAAGTACGCCGCTCCTGCCATGCAGGATGCCGCTCCAGCTGTTGGGAAGCGTATTCCCGGTGGCTCGATTGTTTTGACCGCCTCGGTGGCGGGCCGCCTCGCTAATGCCGGCTCGCTGCCTTACTCGGCGTCCAAGGCTGCCGTTGTGAGCATGGCCCAGACTGGCGCCTACGAGTATGCCGGGTACAATATCCGCATCAACGCTATCTGCCCCGGCCTCATCCAGACGGACATGACTGCTGCCGTTttcgccgccgctcgtTCCAATCACAACGAGGGCGCAACGGGC from Cutaneotrichosporon cavernicola HIS019 DNA, chromosome: 2 harbors:
- a CDS encoding uncharacterized protein (Enoyl-(Acyl carrier protein) reductase), which produces MLLLDKNEAQGVRTAVLDSIRQSSREDIGSGRVAHKVGIVTGVGPASGIGTFASRLFAREGARALYLLDLSDVLPDFASELAKTFPDTKITFVRGDAADEATVRDIVARAVKEEGRLDFYFANAGISNVRPKEWGKFDPNSRESQLQALRHGGRTLDMISVEEFMEIQRVNVLSGFLALKYAAPAMQDAAPAVGKRIPGGSIVLTASVAGRLANAGSLPYSASKAAVVSMAQTGAYEYAGYNIRINAICPGLIQTDMTAAVFAAARSNHNEGATGQINPLLRHGLPVEIAQAALWLVSDDASYVNGQPIPVDGGLTASMPYQRKLVKRPAKL